One Scophthalmus maximus strain ysfricsl-2021 chromosome 1, ASM2237912v1, whole genome shotgun sequence genomic region harbors:
- the si:ch211-120k19.1 gene encoding mpv17-like protein, with product MNRTWALFKAHPYISNVLGYTTLFASADVIQQSVLGGTRAAGSSPEGSTGIDWCQTTRVATVGFCFHANFNYHWLRWLERMLPGGGVRAVAGKVVVDQLVAAPLTISAFYIGLSLLENREDPLEDWRHKFWTSYKAGVVYWSIMQAVNFALVPPVARTVFLGGIALTFTIFLCHLRQQHKPE from the exons ATGAACCGAACCTGGGCTCTGTTCAAGGCTCACCCCTACATCAGTAACGTCCTGGGATACACGACTCTGTTTGCCTCGGCTGACGTGATACAGCAGAGCGTGCTGGGTGGGACGCGTGCTGCAGGGTCCTCACCAGAGGGTTCGACTGGCATCGACTGGTGCCAGACGACACGAGTGGCGACCGTCGGTTTCTGTTTCCATGCCAACTTCAACTACCACTGGCTCAGGTGGCTGGAGCGGATGCTGCCAGGGGGTGGAGTGAGGGCAGTGGCAGGGAAAGTCGTGGTGGATCAGCTGGTTGCAGCTCCTCTCACCATCAGTGCCTTTTATATTG GGTTAAGTTTATTAGAAAACAGAGAGGACCCACTTGAAGACTGGAGACACAAATTCTGGACATCGTACAAG gcTGGAGTGGTATATTGGTCAATAATGCAG GCTGTGAATTTTGCCCTGGTTCCCCCTGTGGCACGAACAGTGTTTCTGGGAGGCATCGCTTTGACTTTCACAATCTTCCTGTGCCACCTCAGACAACAGCACAAACCCGAATAA